Sequence from the Flavobacteriales bacterium genome:
ACCAGCTGGGTTCACCATCATACTCGACATATCGCCACCAAGCGCACCGAACGCACCACCCATTGCCGAGTAACGGGCCGTGCCCATCACATCCAACTGCGAATACCTTAAGGCGTCCAGTTCATTTTGCGCGTAGCCAGAAACCGTCATCCCAACGGCTCCAAGCAAGATCAAAAGCCTTTTCATTCCTTTCATGACTCATCGATTATGGTCTTCCGCCTCTGTGCATGCCTCCGCCTCCCATGGAACCACCTCCGAAGGATCCACGGCTTGGGCTTGAGAATCCTCCACCACCGCCAGGGCTTGAAAAGCCAGATGAGCGGTTCGGGGAAGAGAATCCTCCACCAGAAGGTCCTCGGTTTGGACTTACGCCTCTTGAAGGAGGACTGTAGTTCTGAGACGGTGCCTGATAATTTCTTGAAGGCGTATTGTAATTCCTTGATGGTGCCTGATAGTTGCGTGAAGGAGCATCATAGTTCCTCGAAGGAGATTGATAATTTCTCGATGGAACATTCTGCTGCCCATTGGATGGCCGTTGATATTGCGTGTTCGGGCGAGATTGCTGCGGCCGATAGTAATCATCATTCGAATTGCGGTTGTAGCCATTATTACCGTAGTTAGGGTTTGACCGCTGTATGTCGCGGTAAACATTTCCACGGTTTTGCTGCGCGGAAGAGCGAGCTGGCTGACGATTGTCAATCCTCGTGGCAGGGTTTCCACGGTAATAGGTATTTGAACGCGTAGCAGAAGAAGTTGATTGCACCCTACTGCGAGATGGCACACTTGACACCTGTTGGCGATCTCGTGCAGAAGCAGAAGCCACCTGACGGCTGCTTACGTTCGTAGCACGGTCAGAAGAACTGCGTTGATACGGGTTCGTCTTTTGCACTGTTTGCGTTGCGGCAGTTGCCCGTTGCTTCGAAACATCGGTTGTGGTTCTATCAGCGGTTGTCTTAGACACACCAGCTGCGGCCTGGTTCTGAACATTTGCCTGATCTGCACGGACCTTGTAACCATCCAAGTTTGCGGCAACCGCTTTGCCGTCCTTGGTTCCGAGTACATTGCCTACGTTGGCATGAGCTACTTTTCCTTCTTGGGCGGCCTTATTATATGCTGTTCCTAACGAGGGTGTTGAAGAACCTCGGTAACCAGACCCGATCGTACCACCCGATCCCGTAGAACCTCGGTGACCGTAGTAAATGTTGCTGTTACTGTCGTAGGTATTGTAGTAGCCTCCGTAGCCATAGCTTCCGTAGTAACCGTTGTAAAGGCCATTATAGTAGCCGTTGTAATAACCATTCCAGTAAGGGCTTCCCCAACCGTATCCCATTCCGTAGCCGTACATGCCATAGCCGTAACCCATTCCGTAGCAGGCGGGCATGTAGTACGGACTGTTCCATCCCCAGCCCGAATTCCATCCTCCATAGCCGTAACCTAAACCGAACGACCAGCCCCAGTTGTTTCCGTACCAACTGTAGCTTGGCCAGTAACCTGAGTAGATGCTCGTTCCCCAGTAGTAAGGGTTATTATTGTAATAGTACATGTTGGTGTAGTACGGAGAGTAGTAGTTCCAACCGTAGTTGTTGTTCTGAAAACGTCTGATGCGGGAAGCATAGGCGTAATCGTTATCGTTGTAATAGTTCCCGTAGTAATTATTGTTGATGATGGTATTTCCATTCGTATCCGTGTAGAACTGCGAATTGGACTGATAGCCGTTGCTATTGTTGTTGTTCTGCGGATTGTAACCACCTTCGGGATAGTAATCATCCACGGTCGAGTAACCATCGAGCGGAGAAGTTGTGTCCGCCTGCACTTCCTGAACTGGAGGCGCCTGATAGATATCATCGTATATTCCATCGTCATCCTGCGCAGCAGCAGTAAGTGCTAAGCTCCCGAACAGGACAGCGAGATAAAGATGTTTGAATGATGCGCGTTTCATGGCTATATGACTTTTACGTTCGTTCATTTTATAAGACAGTCAGCGTGGCTTAATGTTTAATTTTGGCCGTTCGCAAAACCTGATACAAATCAAACAAACATCATACCAAAATGGCGAAGGATTTCACTTCACGTGAGGAGGATTATTCCAAGTGGTACAACGAACTGGTGATGAAGGCCGATCTTGCCGAAAACTCGGCCGTCCGCGGCTGCATGGTCATAAAGCCTTATGGGTTTTCCATTTGGGAAAGCATGCAGCAGGAACTCGACCGAAAGTTCAAAGCAACGGGACATACGAATGCCTATTTCCCGCTGTTCATTCCGAAAAGCTTTTTTGCGAAGGAAGCCGACCATGTGGAAGGTTTTGCCAAAGAGTGTGCCGTTGTTACCCATTATCGTTTGAAAAATGGCGAAGATGGCGGCATTGAAGTGGACGAGGATGCACGCTTGGAAGAGGAATTGATCGTTCGGCCCACATCCGAGACCATTATTTGGAACACGTACCGAAATTGGATCCAGAGCTATCGCGACCTTCCCATTCTGGTGAACCAATGGGCAAATGTTGTGCGTTGGGAAATGCGCACACGACTTTTTCTGCGCACGGCAGAATTCCTTTGGCAGGAAGGCCACACGGCACATGCCACCAAAGAAGAAGCCATTGCAGAGGCAGAACAGATGATGAATGTTTATGCTGATTTCGCGGAGAATTTCCTTGCCATTCCGGTTTGGAAAGGCACCAAATCGGCCAACGAACGATTTGCCGGTGCCATTGAAACCTACTGCATTGAAGCGTTGATGCAAGATGGGAAAGCGCTGCAAGCAGGCACTTCGCATTTCCTCGGGCAGAATTTCGCAAAGGCATTTGATGTGAAATTCACAGGTCAGGATGGCAAACAGGATTTCGTCTGGGCAACTTCGTGGGGCGTATCAACGCGTTTGATGGGCGCATTGATCATGACGCATTCGGACGACAACGGCCTTGTACTTCCTCCGAACTTGGCTCCTTTCAAGGTTGTCATCGTTCCTATCTACAGAAAAGAAGAAGAATACAATTTGGTATGCGAAAAGGCGCGCGAGATAAAAGCGCAGTTCGAAGCGAAAGGAATTACCGTGAAACTGGATGACCGCGACACGCACAAACCAGGATGGAAATTCGCGGAGTATGAATTCAAAGGCGTTCCCGTTCGCATCGGCCTTGGGCCTCGCGATATTGAAAACGGCACTCTGGAAGTGGCGCGCAGAGACACATTGACGAAAGAATCTGTTTCGCAGGATGGAATTGAAACCTATGTGGAAAATCTGCTGAAGGAAATTCAAACCAATCTGTTCCAAAAAGCGCTGAAACACCGTGAAG
This genomic interval carries:
- a CDS encoding proline--tRNA ligase, with the protein product MAKDFTSREEDYSKWYNELVMKADLAENSAVRGCMVIKPYGFSIWESMQQELDRKFKATGHTNAYFPLFIPKSFFAKEADHVEGFAKECAVVTHYRLKNGEDGGIEVDEDARLEEELIVRPTSETIIWNTYRNWIQSYRDLPILVNQWANVVRWEMRTRLFLRTAEFLWQEGHTAHATKEEAIAEAEQMMNVYADFAENFLAIPVWKGTKSANERFAGAIETYCIEALMQDGKALQAGTSHFLGQNFAKAFDVKFTGQDGKQDFVWATSWGVSTRLMGALIMTHSDDNGLVLPPNLAPFKVVIVPIYRKEEEYNLVCEKAREIKAQFEAKGITVKLDDRDTHKPGWKFAEYEFKGVPVRIGLGPRDIENGTLEVARRDTLTKESVSQDGIETYVENLLKEIQTNLFQKALKHREENTTPVSSWDEFKDVLENKGGFLLAHWDGTPETEQKIKDETKATIRLIPLEDKYKVAGKCVFSGKDSNQIVVFAKSY